One Methanoculleus sp. 7T genomic window carries:
- a CDS encoding HEAT repeat domain-containing protein — translation MGLWNRFGTHRQEAAVASPDAEEAARVAGLSESLESEDIETRWRAVRAFGEMGETAVLPLTKGLTDEDWCVRRAAASALGRIGPAAVPHLVGMLSHEDGAVRQDVVWAFGLIGSPAVDALLQAAHDEEETVRRGALEALMGFDAGDVFLEALGDVDPRVRRCAVAGVRRSRDERGIGGLVGLLRDPDEQVRFLAADALSAFGEPAVAPCIEALGDDDEDARRRSAAVLVRIGAPAVAPLVAALQDERPSVRRWTAWVLGEAQAGEAVVPLIRSLCDPDRTVRWHAAGALASIGTPAVGPLVEALGKGDEVARHRVMEALWRVGEAAAPALIDLAGAGETETRRRSAIVLGEIGAPGASDALQALLRDPDRDVRREAFEALETIQARGDLA, via the coding sequence ATGGGGCTATGGAATAGATTCGGCACGCACAGACAGGAGGCAGCGGTTGCATCGCCGGATGCAGAAGAGGCTGCTCGGGTAGCAGGACTCTCGGAATCGCTTGAGAGCGAAGATATCGAGACCCGGTGGAGGGCTGTCCGGGCGTTCGGCGAGATGGGGGAGACTGCGGTGCTCCCGCTGACGAAGGGGCTCACGGATGAGGACTGGTGCGTCCGGCGGGCGGCGGCATCAGCCCTCGGCCGCATAGGGCCTGCGGCGGTCCCGCACCTCGTCGGGATGCTCTCGCATGAGGATGGTGCCGTGCGGCAGGACGTCGTCTGGGCGTTCGGGCTTATTGGGAGCCCCGCGGTGGACGCTCTGTTGCAGGCGGCGCACGATGAGGAGGAAACGGTTCGTCGCGGCGCTCTTGAAGCGCTTATGGGCTTCGACGCCGGGGACGTATTCCTAGAGGCGCTCGGCGATGTCGACCCGCGGGTCAGGCGGTGTGCGGTCGCCGGTGTCAGGCGGTCCCGGGACGAGCGCGGCATAGGAGGCTTGGTCGGCCTTCTCCGCGATCCGGACGAACAGGTCAGGTTTCTCGCCGCCGATGCGCTCTCCGCCTTCGGGGAGCCGGCGGTCGCCCCCTGTATCGAGGCGCTCGGCGACGACGATGAGGACGCCAGGCGGCGGAGCGCGGCTGTTCTTGTCCGTATCGGCGCCCCTGCGGTCGCTCCCCTGGTAGCCGCCCTGCAGGACGAGCGGCCGTCTGTTCGCCGGTGGACCGCGTGGGTGCTCGGAGAGGCCCAAGCCGGTGAAGCGGTTGTGCCGCTCATCAGGTCGCTCTGCGACCCCGACCGGACGGTCAGGTGGCACGCTGCCGGTGCGCTTGCGAGTATCGGCACGCCCGCCGTCGGGCCGCTCGTCGAGGCCCTCGGGAAAGGCGACGAGGTCGCCCGGCACCGGGTGATGGAGGCGCTCTGGCGGGTCGGGGAGGCGGCGGCGCCTGCCCTGATCGATCTCGCCGGCGCCGGCGAAACCGAGACCCGGCGCCGGTCTGCTATCGTCCTCGGCGAGATCGGGGCTCCCGGGGCATCGGATGCGTTGCAGGCGCTCCTCCGTGACCCGGACCGGGATGTCCGTCGGGAGGCGTTCGAGGCGCTGGAGACGATCCAAGCTCGGGGGGACCTCGCCTGA
- a CDS encoding sulfurtransferase TusA family protein: MYADRVVNCIGACQSPMLTIDGEMKVLNKGQIMQVMTDDPALAETVRSWAGKNGHVIEEEHVVSGVTTLIMRKGIAAEAK, encoded by the coding sequence ATGTACGCAGATAGGGTTGTAAACTGCATCGGCGCATGCCAGTCGCCCATGCTGACGATCGACGGGGAGATGAAGGTGCTCAACAAGGGGCAGATCATGCAGGTGATGACCGACGACCCGGCCCTTGCAGAGACGGTCAGGTCTTGGGCCGGCAAGAACGGGCACGTGATCGAGGAAGAGCACGTCGTCTCGGGCGTGACCACCCTCATCATGCGCAAGGGAATCGCGGCAGAGGCGAAGTGA
- a CDS encoding sulfurtransferase TusA family protein → MGWCTIRCDREWAADTSRHPDSHARSATEGAEMEEDIEPAAVVDCIGLYCPMPIAMTKEGIERLDVGEVLMVEADDPAAEEDIRRWANRVGHEIVKFEKDDGVMRFYIRKVR, encoded by the coding sequence ATGGGATGGTGCACGATCCGGTGCGACCGGGAGTGGGCCGCCGATACGTCGCGGCACCCGGATTCCCACGCGCGCTCCGCAACGGAAGGTGCAGAGATGGAGGAAGATATCGAACCGGCAGCGGTTGTAGACTGTATCGGACTCTACTGCCCCATGCCGATCGCAATGACGAAAGAAGGGATCGAGCGCCTCGACGTTGGGGAGGTGCTCATGGTTGAGGCGGACGACCCTGCCGCAGAGGAGGATATCCGGCGCTGGGCAAACCGAGTGGGGCACGAGATCGTGAAGTTCGAGAAGGACGACGGAGTCATGAGGTTCTACATCAGGAAGGTGAGATAG
- a CDS encoding sulfurtransferase TusA family protein, with translation MDAGGYVDARGAYCQAPVILLAEGMERLAIGEILKVDADNQPTEEDVRVWAKRMGHEIVGEEKTKERTTFSIRKGA, from the coding sequence ATGGATGCCGGCGGCTACGTGGACGCCAGGGGCGCCTACTGCCAGGCGCCCGTCATCCTGCTCGCAGAGGGGATGGAGAGGCTTGCAATCGGCGAGATCCTGAAGGTCGACGCGGACAACCAGCCCACCGAGGAGGATGTCAGGGTCTGGGCGAAGCGGATGGGCCACGAGATCGTAGGCGAGGAGAAGACCAAAGAGAGAACCACGTTCTCTATCCGGAAAGGAGCGTGA